Part of the Actinomyces howellii genome, GCAGGGTGAGGCTCCAGGCGCGGTCGCCTCCCAGGAGCCAGTCGACGACGCCGGTCCGCACCCCTGCCTCGACGGGCCAGGCGGCCAGGGCGTGCAGCGGCTCCATCCTCATGCCCCCCGTGAGCCGGCCTGGTCGTCCCGGAGGGCACCGGAGCCGGCCAGGGTGAGAGCGGTGCGCCTGAGGCGTACCGCGGCGGTGAGCAGGGAGCCTGCGATGAGGATCCAGGCGATGAGGTCGAGGTGGCCGGGCAGCGCGGCTGCGACGACGGCGGCCAGGCAGCGCTCGGTCTTGCCCACCGGTCCTCCGTTGAGGCGCGGGGCGCCGGCGCCGGCCGCAGCCAGGGAGACGAAGGTCGGCACGGTGGCGGCGAGCGCGGCCACGAGCAGCAGGCCGATGGTCGTGTGTGGGGCGCCGGTGCGCAGGGCCAGGCCGACCACGCCGGCCATCATGATGAGGTCGGAGGCCCGGTCACCGAGCTCGTTGAGGACGAACCCGAAGGGACGGGCGACCCCGCGGGCGCGGGCCACCGCCCCGTCGAGGTTGGCCCCGCCGAGACGAGCAGCCAGGGCGACAAAGGCCAGGGGCCACCATCCCATGACGACGGCCCCGGCGCCGACGCAGGCGGCCGCGACACCGACGGCGGTCCACAGGTCCGGGGAGATCCCGCGACGCACCGAGGCGTTGACGAGCAGGTGCAGACGACGTGTGTACCAGGTCTTGAGGGAGTACAGCGAAGGCACACGAGCACACTAGCGTGTCGGGGCCGCCGGCCTGCCGGAACGGCTGGGGCCGTCTGGGGGAAACTCTCCCCATGCGTGTTGCACAGATCGCCCGGCTCACGGGGACGACCGTCAGGACGGTGCGCCATTACCACGCCCTGGGCCTGCTGCCCGTGCCGCCCGAGCGCGGTGGGTGGCGCGACTACGAGCTGGCGCACGTGGCGCGGCTGTCCCGGATCCGCTGGCTCGTGCAGGCGGGGATGCCGCTGAGCGCCGTCGCGAGGGTGCTGCAGGCTGCGCCGGGGCGGTCAGGCACCGAGCAGGGCCAGGACCCGGTCGGCCCTCAGACCGGGTCCTGCACCGGCGGAGACGGGCGGAGCGCCGCCGCGGGCGTGGTCGAGGACCTGCGCGCCGCCCTGTCGACCGTCGAGGCGCACCTGGAGGAGGCCGCCCGCCAGCGGGACATGCTCCGTGCTCTGCTCGAGCGCGCGGAGGAAGGGCTGGCCGTGTCCCCCATGCCCCCGCGGATGGCGGCCTTCTTCGACCGGATGGAGCGCGACGCACCTGACGAGCGCACACGCGCCGCCGTGCGCCACGACCGCGACATCGTCGACCTGGCCTGCTATCGCGGCCAGATGCCGCCCGAGGCTGAGCACTTCTTCCCCGAGCCCGACGCCGAGCTCGACGCTGCCACGCTCGCGGCCTACGGAAGCGACCTGGAGTCCGCCACCGCGGCCGAGCTGGCCGAGCACGCCGACTGGCTCGTCACCCGCCTTGAGGACCGCCTGACCACCGACGAGCTCAGGGACCTGGCCAACCAGGTCGACACCGCCGTGGTCAGCTCGTTGTTCAGGCTCATCGCCGGGGTCTGCCCGCACTCGACCCGGGTCGCCCGGTTCCTCGAGGAGCGCCTGCTCGCAGCCATCGAGTACTGGCGGACAGCCTGAGCAGGAGGTCGGGCAGCGCTCACGCACCGCCTGCCCGCGTGCACGGCGGGTCGGCGGCGGGTCGGCGTGGGATCACATGTCGATGCCTCTGCGGAGTTGAGTGCGACGCGACGTCACACCCGAGCCTGGGGGCATGAGAGGACACGAGGGACCCGCCGTCGAGGTCGACGACCTGGTCAAGACCTTCGGCCGCCTGCGCGCCGTGGACGGGCTGAGCCTGAGGGTCGAGGCAGGTGAGGTCCACGGATTCCTCGGCCCCAACGGAGCGGGCAAGTCCACCACGATCCGGGTCCTGCTGGGCATGTACCACCGCGACGGCGGCACGGTCCGCGTCCTTGGCCACGACCCGGCCGACGGAGCCGGCGCCGTGACGAGGCGCACCGCCTACGTCCCCGGCGACGTCGCCCTGTGGCCCCACCTGACCGGCGGCCAGACCCTCGACGCCCTGGCCGCCCTG contains:
- a CDS encoding CDP-alcohol phosphatidyltransferase family protein, giving the protein MPSLYSLKTWYTRRLHLLVNASVRRGISPDLWTAVGVAAACVGAGAVVMGWWPLAFVALAARLGGANLDGAVARARGVARPFGFVLNELGDRASDLIMMAGVVGLALRTGAPHTTIGLLLVAALAATVPTFVSLAAAGAGAPRLNGGPVGKTERCLAAVVAAALPGHLDLIAWILIAGSLLTAAVRLRRTALTLAGSGALRDDQAGSRGA
- a CDS encoding MerR family transcriptional regulator: MRVAQIARLTGTTVRTVRHYHALGLLPVPPERGGWRDYELAHVARLSRIRWLVQAGMPLSAVARVLQAAPGRSGTEQGQDPVGPQTGSCTGGDGRSAAAGVVEDLRAALSTVEAHLEEAARQRDMLRALLERAEEGLAVSPMPPRMAAFFDRMERDAPDERTRAAVRHDRDIVDLACYRGQMPPEAEHFFPEPDAELDAATLAAYGSDLESATAAELAEHADWLVTRLEDRLTTDELRDLANQVDTAVVSSLFRLIAGVCPHSTRVARFLEERLLAAIEYWRTA